In one window of Laspinema palackyanum D2c DNA:
- a CDS encoding response regulator transcription factor translates to MKILIVEDEPEIARIVGRALEAEGFHCINSRDGLTALRVFEEEQPDLIVLDLMLPGLDGLEVCARIRQKPGPKDPYILVLTARGEEIDRVIGLSTGADDYMVKPFSPRELVARVRALLRRSLRQGNQSSQVYQTEHFMVDLDRRIATRQVENRELETLDLTTLEFNLLSTFLSYPGRVWQRSQLIEKLWGDDFFGDERVVDTHVARLRKKIELDPANPSFIKTVIGVGYKFED, encoded by the coding sequence ATGAAAATTTTAATCGTTGAGGATGAACCGGAAATTGCTCGAATTGTGGGGCGGGCATTAGAAGCCGAAGGCTTTCACTGCATCAATAGTCGCGATGGTTTGACTGCCCTGCGCGTCTTTGAAGAAGAACAGCCGGACTTAATTGTTTTAGACTTAATGTTACCCGGATTAGATGGGTTAGAAGTTTGTGCGCGCATCCGGCAAAAACCAGGACCTAAAGACCCTTATATTTTAGTGCTCACCGCTAGAGGAGAGGAAATTGACCGGGTGATTGGCTTATCCACCGGGGCCGATGATTATATGGTCAAACCGTTTAGTCCTCGGGAATTGGTGGCGCGAGTCCGAGCTTTATTGCGCCGGAGTCTGCGACAAGGGAATCAGAGTTCTCAGGTTTACCAAACTGAACATTTCATGGTGGATCTGGACCGACGCATCGCCACCAGGCAAGTGGAAAATCGGGAGTTAGAAACCTTGGATTTAACTACTTTGGAGTTTAATCTGCTGTCAACGTTTTTAAGCTATCCCGGACGGGTTTGGCAGCGATCGCAACTGATAGAAAAACTCTGGGGGGATGACTTTTTCGGGGATGAACGGGTTGTGGATACTCATGTCGCCCGCTTACGAAAAAAAATCGAACTGGACCCGGCCAATCCATCTTTTATTAAAACCGTTATTGGTGTGGGCTATAAATTTGAAGATTAG